CCGTCCGTGGTCAGCATGGGCAATCCGCACGCGATCTTCTGGGTCGACGACGTCAACGCTTATGATCTCGAGCGTTTTGGTCCGCTGCTGGAAAATCATCCGATCTTTCCCGACCGTGCCAACATCACGCTCGCCCACATCGTCGATCGCGAGCACATCACCATGCGCACTTGGGAGCGCGGCGCCGGGCTGACCCGTGCCTGCGGTTCGGCGGCCTGCGCGACCGCGGTTGCAGCTGCGCGGCTGAAGCGCACCGAGCGCAAGGTCGAGATGACGCTGCCGGGCGGCAAGCTCGGCATCGAATGGCGCGAGCGCGACGACCACGTGCTGATGACGGGTACGGCGACCTTCGAATATGAAGGCAAGTTCGATCCGGCGCTGTTCGCGCCGGCCGGCTGATGGCCGTCGACATCGTCACCTTCGGCTGCCGCCTCAACGCCTTCGAGGCCGAGGTGATCCGCAGCAAGGCGGAGAGCGCGGGGCTCGAAGACACCATCGTCATCAACAGCTGCGCCGTCACCAACGAGGCGGTGGCGCAGGCGCGGCAGTCGATCCGCAAATTGAAGCGCGAGCGGCCCAATGCGCGCATCGTCGTCACCGGCTGCGCGGCGCAAACCCAAAGCGCGATGTTTGCCGGCATGACCGAGGTCGACCGCGTCGTCGGCAACGACGACAAGATGCGCAGCTCCGCGTGGCAGGAGACGCGCAACGCCTTCGATCTTGGCACCAGCGAAAAAATCGCCGTCAGCGACATCATGGCTGTCAGGGAGATGGCGCCGCATCTCATCGGCGGCTATGCGAGCGGCCTGCCGCGCGTCTTCGTGCAGGTGCAGAACGGCTGCGACCATCGCTGCACCTTCTGCATCATTCCCTATGGCCGCGGCAATTCACGCTCGGTGCCGATGGGCGCGGTGGTCGATCAGGTGCGGACGCTGGTGGAGCGCGGCCATGCCGAGATCGTGCTGACCGGAGTTGATCTCACCAGTTACGGCACGGACCTGCCCGGCGCGCCGAAGCTCGGCCTGCTGACGAAGCAGATCCTGCGGCACGTGCCGGAGCTGAAGCGGCTGCGCATCTCCTCGATCGATTCGATCGAGGCAGATGGCGACCTGCTCGATGCCATCGCCGACGATGCGCGCCTGATGCCGCATCTGCATCTGTCGCTGCAGTCAGGCGACGACATGATCCTCAAGCGCATGAAGCGGCGGCATTCGCGCCAGGATGCGATCGCATTCTGCGATCAGGTGCGCCGCCTGCGGCCGGATATTGTCTTCGGGGCCGACATCATCGCTGGCTTCCCCACCGAGACCGAGGAGATGTTTTCGCGCTCGCTCGATCTGGTCGGGGAATGCGGACTGACGTTCCTGCACGTCTTCCCTTATTCGCCGCGCCCCAGCACGCCGGCTGCAAGGATGCCGCAGGTGGCGGCGCCGGCGATCAAGGAACGCGCGAGGTGCCTTCGCGCCGCCGGCGAAATTGCGTTACGGCTGCGGCTGCAGGCCGAGATCGGCGCAACGCGCGATGTCTTGATCGAGAGCGAAGGGCAGGGGCGTACCCAGCACTATCTGCCGGTGGCGATTGCAGGCGAGCGCGTCGGTAGCGTCGTGCCGTTGACGATCGCAGGCAGCGACGGCGAGCGGCTCACGACATAGCTACGACGCCCGCACCTGCCAGAAGCGCAGCGTCCGCCGCGCATTCTCCGGCGACATACGTGCGAAATTGTTTTGCGCCCTCGCAAGATCCGCCGGCTTCATCGCGCCGGTCGCAAACCGGCTTTCGAGCACGGCGGCTGTCGTTTCCCAGCTCAGCAGCGCCGCCTTGCACGGCACCAGCAGGCCGTCTTCGCGCAGGCTCTGCATCAGCGGGCGAATCACCTCGACGGTCGACCCGGACAGCGCCGCCAGCGCAGCCACGGCTTCCTCGTAGCGCCGATGTCTCGCGAAGCCGAGCAGCGTCGCCTCGTTGAGTTGGCCGGTTGCCTTGAGATTTGCGATCGCCCGCTTGGCGCCTTCGAAATCGCGCACGCCCGACATCTCGCGCTCGACACCGACGGTGACGGCGGCGATCGCGCTCTGGATTTCCTCGAACAGATCGGGCGGCGCGCGTGACAGCAGGCGGGTGCGGACGGCATCCGTTGCGGAACGCAGCAAGCGGCGGCGCAGATCCGACGGCAGGTCGACGCGGACGCCGATGCTCACGGCGAGCTCGGGATCGCTTTCGGCTTGTCCAACGATGACCGCGAATCCCTTTCCGGACATGCGCGCACCGGGATTGGTGGCAAGGCGCCTGCTGACGCTGGGATAGCGCCGCGCCAACAGCGCGTCGGTGACGATCTCCTTCAGCCACCAGCGACCGGCAACGGCGAGCAGATGCGGCTCGCCCTTGCTGGAGGCGATCTTCACCAGATCGTCCTCGTCGAGGCGGGCGGATTCCTGGAGCACGGGACCTGCGATGCGGATCTCGTCGTTGTTGGCGAGGCGGCGGATCACGGAGGGCGGCGCCTGCGCGATCGGCGCGAGCTGGGCGCTGATTTCGGCGAGCGCAATGCGCGCGCCCATGTCGGCGATGGCGCGCAGCTCGATGGTGCCGATCAGCCGCTCGAGCACGTCGTCGAACAGCGCGACCTGCTCGTCGTTGAAGCTTCCGGCGGAGGACAGGAACAGGTCGGTGACGCGCCGGGCGGTCTCCAGGCCCTTTTCCGCCGAGCCGGTCCGGATCGCGGACTCGACCTCGTCGATGATCGATAGCTGGGCCGTGGACATGACGCGTTGCTCGTCCTGAGCGGATGGGAAGCTTGTTCTAAGCAACCGCTATCATTAGCGACGAGCACTGAACGTTTCGTAAACCATGCCTCCTTGAGGTCACTATTCCCCGTTCCACCCGCAAGCCTTGAGCTTCTCGTGCATGTGGGGTGGCGCCGGCGCGACCACGCGGATCGGTTCCTTGTTCCTGGAGATCGGGACCACGATCTCGCGGGAATGCAGATGCAGCTTCGGCTCGCCGAAGCGCGGGCCGTTGCCATAAATGTTGTCGCCGAAGATCGGCCAGCCGGTCGCGGACGAATGCACCCGCAATTGGTGGGTCCGCCCGGTCACCGGTTCCATCGCGAGCCAGGTGAAACCTGCGCCCCGGCCCATCACCTTCCAGTTGGTGACCGCCTTCTGTCCCTCGGGGTCGGGCTTCTGCCACCAGCCGCGTTCCGCATTGAGCCGGCCGAGGGGCATGTCGATGGTGCCTTCGTCCCCGGCAGGGCCGCCCTCGACCACGGTCCAGTAGGTCTTGCCGATCTTGCCGTGCTTGAACAGGAGGCCGAGCGAGGCGGTCGCCTTGCGGTGGCGGCCGAGCACGAGGCAGCCGGAGGTGTCCTTGTCCAGCCGGTGGGCCAGCACCGGCGGACGCGGCAGGCCGAACCGGAGCGCGTCGAAGGAGTCCTCCAGATTGGGCCCGCCCTTGGGGCCGCGATGTACCGGTAGCCCGGCCGGCTTGTCGATGATCAGCATCAGGCCGTCGCGGTGGAGCACGCGGCCCAGGATCTCATCGGCGGTCAATTCGGGAACATCGAGCAATTGCAAGACTTTCGTTTGGGGGCGGGAACGGCTAACACACGCCCGCCATGAACGATACCACGTCAGATCCCCCCAAGCTGAGCTGGTGGCGCCGCCTGTCCAACGGGCTGAAGCGCACCTCGTCCTCGCTCGGGACCGCGGTTGCCGACCTCGTCACCAAGCGCAAGCTCGACCGCGCCATGCTCGACGACATCGAGGATGTGCTGCTGCGCGCCGATCTCGGCACCCAAGTCGCGGTGCGGATCGCGGATGCGGTCGGCACCGGGCGCTATGACAAGGCGATCTCGGCCGACGAGGTCAAGGACGTGGTCGCGACCGAGGTCGAGAAGGTGCTGGCGCCGGTGGCGAAGCCGCTCGAGATCGATACGTCCAGGAAGCCGTTCGTCATCCTCGTGGTCGGCGTCAACGGCTCCGGCAAGACCACGACGATTGGAAAACTCTCGCAAAAGTTTGCCTCCGAAGGCCGCAAGGTGATGCTGGCCGCCGGCGACACGTTTCGCGCGGCCGCGATCGAGCAGCTCAAGGTCTGGGGCGAACGTACCAGGACGCCGGTCATCGCGGGCGCCCAGGGTTCGGACTCGGCCAGCCTCGCCTTCAATGCGCTGACCGCGGCGAAAGAGCAGGCCATCGACGTGCTCCTGATCGACACCGCCGGCCGCTTGCAGAACAAGGCCGAGCTGATGAACGAACTCGAGAAGGTCGTGCGCGTCATCCGGAAGGTGGACGCTTCGGCGCCGCATGCG
The genomic region above belongs to Bradyrhizobium sp. CCBAU 53338 and contains:
- the mtaB gene encoding tRNA (N(6)-L-threonylcarbamoyladenosine(37)-C(2))-methylthiotransferase MtaB is translated as MAVDIVTFGCRLNAFEAEVIRSKAESAGLEDTIVINSCAVTNEAVAQARQSIRKLKRERPNARIVVTGCAAQTQSAMFAGMTEVDRVVGNDDKMRSSAWQETRNAFDLGTSEKIAVSDIMAVREMAPHLIGGYASGLPRVFVQVQNGCDHRCTFCIIPYGRGNSRSVPMGAVVDQVRTLVERGHAEIVLTGVDLTSYGTDLPGAPKLGLLTKQILRHVPELKRLRISSIDSIEADGDLLDAIADDARLMPHLHLSLQSGDDMILKRMKRRHSRQDAIAFCDQVRRLRPDIVFGADIIAGFPTETEEMFSRSLDLVGECGLTFLHVFPYSPRPSTPAARMPQVAAPAIKERARCLRAAGEIALRLRLQAEIGATRDVLIESEGQGRTQHYLPVAIAGERVGSVVPLTIAGSDGERLTT
- the ftsY gene encoding signal recognition particle-docking protein FtsY, encoding MNDTTSDPPKLSWWRRLSNGLKRTSSSLGTAVADLVTKRKLDRAMLDDIEDVLLRADLGTQVAVRIADAVGTGRYDKAISADEVKDVVATEVEKVLAPVAKPLEIDTSRKPFVILVVGVNGSGKTTTIGKLSQKFASEGRKVMLAAGDTFRAAAIEQLKVWGERTRTPVIAGAQGSDSASLAFNALTAAKEQAIDVLLIDTAGRLQNKAELMNELEKVVRVIRKVDASAPHAVLLVLDATVGQNALSQVEAFHRTAGVTGLVMTKLDGTARGGILVALAEKFKLPVHFIGVGEGVDDLAPFTARDFARAIAGIES
- a CDS encoding DUF2336 domain-containing protein, with the translated sequence MSTAQLSIIDEVESAIRTGSAEKGLETARRVTDLFLSSAGSFNDEQVALFDDVLERLIGTIELRAIADMGARIALAEISAQLAPIAQAPPSVIRRLANNDEIRIAGPVLQESARLDEDDLVKIASSKGEPHLLAVAGRWWLKEIVTDALLARRYPSVSRRLATNPGARMSGKGFAVIVGQAESDPELAVSIGVRVDLPSDLRRRLLRSATDAVRTRLLSRAPPDLFEEIQSAIAAVTVGVEREMSGVRDFEGAKRAIANLKATGQLNEATLLGFARHRRYEEAVAALAALSGSTVEVIRPLMQSLREDGLLVPCKAALLSWETTAAVLESRFATGAMKPADLARAQNNFARMSPENARRTLRFWQVRAS
- a CDS encoding RluA family pseudouridine synthase, producing MLDVPELTADEILGRVLHRDGLMLIIDKPAGLPVHRGPKGGPNLEDSFDALRFGLPRPPVLAHRLDKDTSGCLVLGRHRKATASLGLLFKHGKIGKTYWTVVEGGPAGDEGTIDMPLGRLNAERGWWQKPDPEGQKAVTNWKVMGRGAGFTWLAMEPVTGRTHQLRVHSSATGWPIFGDNIYGNGPRFGEPKLHLHSREIVVPISRNKEPIRVVAPAPPHMHEKLKACGWNGE